The genomic region CATTCGCCAAGGCGCGCTGCTGCGGGCGCTAGGTGCAGAGCGGCGGTTGCTGGTCAAGGCGCGGCGTATCGAGTTCGGCCTGCTGGGCGCCGCCAGCGGCCTGCTCGCCGCGCTGGGGGCGGAACTGGTGAGCCTGGTGCTGTACCGATTCGCCTTCGACCTGCCCTGGCATCCGCATCCGTGGCTGTTGCTGCTGCCGCTGCTCGGTGCCCTGCTGGTCGGCGGTGCAGGCGTGTTCGGCACCCGCCGGGCGCTGAATGCCAGCCCGCTGACAGTGCTGCGCGAGGGCTGACAGCCTCGCGCCCGCCCACCCGACCTCAAGACACCCGATAACCTGACAGTTAAACTTTCAGGCACGGCTTCACCCCATGCAGACACACCCTCAAGGAGATCATTGATTGGCCACGAACATCATCACCCGAGCCGGTCACGAGAAGCTGAAAGGCGAACTCGATCACCTATGGCGCGTGTATCGGCCAGAGATCACACAGAAGGTCGCCTGGGCAGCATCGCTGGGCGACAGGAGCGAAAACGCCGATTACCAGTACAACAAGAAGCTGCTGCGGGAGATTGACCGACGCGTCAGGTATCTGCGCAAACGCCTGGAGGATGTGAAGGTCGTGGATTACTCCCCAGAGCAGGAAGGCAAGGTCTTCTTTGGCGCCTGGGTTGAGATAGAAAACGACGAAGGCGAACAGAAAAA from Pseudomonas asplenii harbors:
- the greB gene encoding transcription elongation factor GreB; the protein is MATNIITRAGHEKLKGELDHLWRVYRPEITQKVAWAASLGDRSENADYQYNKKLLREIDRRVRYLRKRLEDVKVVDYSPEQEGKVFFGAWVEIENDEGEQKKLRIVGYDEIYERNDYISIDSPMARALLKKEEGDECVVQIPDGEATWYVNHISYER